One Devosia lacusdianchii genomic window carries:
- a CDS encoding NAD(P)H-quinone oxidoreductase → MTIPTTMQAVAITRPGGPEVLARQDWQTPPCGDDEVLIRVAAAGVNGPDLAQRRGHYDPPPGASPLPGLEVSGEIVVTGAAVSGWAIGDRVMALVNGGGYADYVAVAAGQVLPVPDGWTLTQAAALPETWFTVTQTLVMRAGLVPGMTVLVHGAAGGIGGAAIQIATILGARAIGVISSAAKADYARRLGAFATIDYTTEDVAARALELTDGRGVDRVLDIIGGDMAEKNITASARGGHIVQVSTLDGASANLSLRAIMAKQLTLSGSTLRPQTPATKAAIAARIRTDLLPALASPGFVKPTITTFDIDHAADAHRAMEARTHLGKIVLVTEYDVGH, encoded by the coding sequence ATGACCATACCCACCACCATGCAAGCCGTCGCCATCACCCGCCCCGGCGGCCCCGAAGTTCTCGCGCGCCAGGATTGGCAGACACCACCCTGCGGCGATGACGAGGTGCTGATCCGCGTCGCCGCCGCCGGCGTCAACGGTCCCGATCTGGCGCAGCGGCGCGGCCACTACGATCCTCCACCCGGCGCTTCGCCCCTGCCCGGCCTCGAAGTATCCGGCGAGATCGTCGTGACCGGCGCCGCTGTTAGCGGCTGGGCCATCGGCGACCGCGTCATGGCCCTGGTCAATGGCGGCGGCTATGCCGACTATGTCGCCGTGGCCGCCGGCCAGGTGCTGCCCGTGCCCGATGGTTGGACGCTCACCCAAGCCGCTGCGCTGCCGGAAACCTGGTTCACCGTCACCCAGACCTTGGTCATGCGCGCCGGCCTTGTGCCCGGCATGACCGTCCTCGTCCACGGCGCGGCCGGCGGCATTGGCGGCGCCGCCATCCAGATCGCCACTATTCTCGGCGCTCGCGCCATTGGCGTCATCTCCTCCGCGGCCAAGGCCGACTATGCGCGTCGACTCGGCGCCTTCGCTACCATCGACTACACGACCGAGGACGTCGCGGCTCGCGCTCTCGAACTCACCGACGGGCGCGGCGTTGACCGCGTTTTGGACATTATCGGAGGCGACATGGCCGAGAAGAACATCACCGCCAGCGCCCGCGGCGGTCACATCGTCCAGGTCTCCACCCTTGACGGCGCCAGCGCCAATCTCTCGCTGCGCGCCATCATGGCCAAGCAGCTCACCCTCTCCGGCTCGACCCTGCGTCCGCAGACGCCGGCCACCAAGGCCGCCATCGCCGCCCGCATCCGCACCGACCTGCTGCCCGCCCTCGCCTCCCCCGGCTTCGTCAAACCGACGATCACCACATTCGACATCGATCACGCCGCCGACGCTCACCGCGCCATGGAAGCCCGCACCCATCTCGGCAAGATCGTGCTCGTGACGGAATATGACGTGGGCCACTGA
- a CDS encoding DUF1013 domain-containing protein, protein MSQPLLMPKATAVWLVDNTALSFEQIAAFCTLHPLEVQGIADGDVAGGIMGVNPIQNGQLTREEIEKAEADPNYRLKLSEPKVRVAAAKRKGPRYTPISRRNERPNAIKWLVRNHPELKDAQIMRLVGTTKSTIDSVRESTHWNSANLTAMDPVTLGLCSQIDLDLEVKRASKGGPGVEEVSEGTTLMTAEEALARSGARGHAEGEDGEFAANDHRPEQAQDDFDADSVFAKLKSLKSDTDN, encoded by the coding sequence ATGAGCCAGCCCCTGTTGATGCCAAAGGCGACCGCCGTCTGGCTCGTCGACAACACTGCGCTGTCATTCGAGCAGATCGCTGCCTTCTGCACCCTGCACCCCCTTGAAGTCCAGGGCATCGCCGATGGCGACGTCGCCGGCGGCATCATGGGCGTGAACCCCATTCAGAACGGCCAGCTCACCCGCGAAGAGATCGAAAAGGCCGAGGCCGACCCGAACTATCGCCTGAAGCTCAGCGAGCCAAAGGTTCGCGTTGCCGCTGCCAAGCGCAAGGGTCCGCGCTATACGCCGATCTCGCGCCGCAACGAGCGCCCCAACGCCATCAAGTGGCTGGTGCGCAACCACCCCGAGCTCAAGGACGCGCAGATCATGCGCCTGGTCGGCACCACCAAGTCGACCATCGATTCGGTGCGTGAATCGACCCACTGGAACTCGGCTAACCTGACCGCCATGGACCCGGTGACGCTGGGCCTGTGCAGCCAGATCGATCTCGATCTCGAGGTCAAGCGCGCGTCCAAGGGCGGCCCAGGCGTGGAAGAGGTGAGCGAAGGCACGACGCTGATGACCGCCGAGGAAGCCCTGGCCCGATCAGGCGCCCGCGGCCATGCCGAAGGCGAAGACGGCGAGTTCGCCGCCAACGATCATCGCCCCGAGCAGGCCCAGGACGATTTCGACGCCGATTCCGTCTTCGCCAAGCTCAAGTCGCTCAAGAGCGACACCGACAACTAG
- a CDS encoding monovalent cation:proton antiporter-2 (CPA2) family protein: MENNILLAIFVLLAASVALVPLARAAGLGTVLGYLAAGVLIGPYGLRLVSDSETTRHVAEFGIVMMLFLIGLDLQPSEIWRMRHKVLGLGVTQLVVTTAIIALAMMAAGFAFNAAIIVGLALAMSSTAIAVQSAQQRDITRTDTGRASLAVLLVQDVAVIPILAAIPLLATASPGRVGIEIEQAAQALENPVDWLTPLTLIGAFILAILAGRYLVRPLLGYVARAGLREVFTALGLALVVGAALLTQQVGLSPALGAFIGGVLLADSEYRHELESNIEPFKGLLLGLFFISVGMSIDFSVALTEPLRIAAIVLGFVGIKIAVLFVLTSIFRMHLADRLLVAILLSQAGEFAFVILQFAQSSNAIAGHDYDLMTVAVALSMMTTPVLLLTFDKLVAPRLDARRTPERPSDPIDEHRNIVVLGYGRFGQIVTRMLRAQGFEMTLIDDDPAQIDLVRKFGVKVFYGDGSRLDLLHAAGVARADLVVVAVGGHDRILDIARKVRKHFPDVAIAARAIDRGHAHELMALGVEIFERETFLSAISLGTKVLIQLGVAPNDAMHMAQAFERHDNKLLEESFAVRGDEDAYVGMIRTSMGLLGEAMRADNPTIPVDKSEPKRTDSRD, encoded by the coding sequence TTGGAAAACAACATCCTGCTGGCTATTTTCGTGCTGCTGGCAGCCAGTGTCGCGCTGGTACCGCTGGCCCGGGCGGCCGGCCTGGGCACGGTCCTCGGCTATCTTGCTGCCGGCGTGCTGATCGGGCCCTACGGCCTGCGCCTTGTCTCTGATAGCGAAACCACCCGTCACGTCGCCGAATTCGGCATCGTCATGATGCTGTTCCTGATCGGCCTCGATCTGCAACCCTCCGAGATCTGGCGCATGCGCCACAAGGTTCTGGGGCTGGGCGTCACCCAGCTCGTGGTGACAACAGCGATTATCGCGCTGGCCATGATGGCGGCCGGCTTCGCTTTCAATGCCGCGATCATCGTCGGGCTGGCGCTGGCCATGTCGTCCACCGCCATCGCGGTCCAGTCGGCCCAGCAACGCGACATCACCCGCACCGATACCGGCCGCGCCAGCCTGGCCGTGCTGCTGGTACAGGACGTGGCCGTCATCCCCATTCTCGCCGCCATCCCCCTCTTGGCAACCGCCTCGCCCGGTCGGGTCGGGATCGAGATCGAGCAGGCCGCCCAAGCGCTGGAGAACCCCGTCGACTGGCTGACCCCGCTGACCCTGATCGGCGCCTTCATCCTGGCCATCCTCGCCGGCCGCTACCTTGTCCGTCCGCTGCTCGGCTACGTCGCCCGCGCGGGCCTGCGCGAAGTCTTTACCGCACTGGGCCTGGCCCTGGTGGTCGGCGCGGCGTTGCTGACCCAACAGGTCGGCCTGTCGCCGGCGCTTGGCGCGTTCATCGGCGGGGTGTTGCTGGCCGATAGCGAGTATCGCCACGAGCTCGAAAGCAATATCGAGCCGTTCAAGGGCCTGTTGCTCGGCCTGTTTTTCATCTCGGTCGGCATGTCGATCGACTTCTCGGTCGCCCTCACCGAACCGCTGCGCATCGCCGCCATCGTGCTCGGCTTCGTCGGCATCAAGATCGCCGTGCTCTTCGTGCTGACCTCGATATTCCGCATGCATCTGGCCGATCGGTTGCTCGTCGCCATCCTGCTGAGCCAGGCCGGCGAGTTCGCTTTCGTCATCCTGCAATTCGCCCAAAGCTCCAACGCCATTGCCGGGCACGATTACGACCTCATGACGGTGGCCGTCGCGCTCTCGATGATGACGACGCCGGTGCTGCTGCTCACCTTCGACAAGCTGGTGGCGCCGCGCCTGGACGCCCGCCGCACCCCGGAACGCCCCAGCGATCCCATCGACGAACATCGCAATATCGTCGTGCTCGGCTACGGCCGCTTCGGCCAGATCGTCACCCGCATGCTGCGCGCCCAGGGCTTCGAGATGACCCTCATCGACGACGACCCCGCCCAGATCGATCTGGTGCGCAAGTTCGGCGTCAAAGTGTTCTACGGCGATGGCTCTCGCCTTGATCTGCTGCATGCGGCCGGCGTCGCCCGCGCCGACCTGGTGGTCGTCGCCGTCGGGGGCCATGACCGCATCCTCGATATCGCCCGCAAGGTGCGCAAGCACTTCCCTGATGTCGCCATCGCCGCCCGCGCTATCGATCGAGGCCATGCCCATGAACTGATGGCGCTGGGCGTCGAGATCTTCGAGCGCGAAACCTTCCTCTCGGCCATCAGCCTCGGCACCAAGGTGCTCATCCAGCTCGGCGTGGCGCCCAACGACGCCATGCACATGGCCCAGGCCTTCGAGCGCCACGACAATAAGTTGCTGGAGGAAAGCTTCGCCGTCCGCGGGGATGAGGACGCCTATGTCGGCATGATCCGGACCTCGATGGGCCTCTTGGGTGAGGCCATGCGCGCCGACAACCCTACCATACCAGTTGACAAGTCCGAGCCGAAGCGTACGGATTCCAGAGACTGA
- a CDS encoding sulfite exporter TauE/SafE family protein, with translation MPLLDPYFISIATIAVLIVGLSKAGLLGSLGMVGVPLLSLVMPARDAAGMMLPVLLAMDVIAVYAYRKEIDWRILRIMLPGAAAGTLIGWLLWAFVSDAAVLLFVGVVTLLFILDALLPLRKKLEGLPPSKPWGVFWGGFAGFTSFISHTGGPPFQIYVLPQRLPPAIYSGTSAVFFAIVNTAKLIPYFFLGQLNVHNLQLSAALIPIGIAGVFIGIFLVRRISMKWFYRIAYWLVFLLALKLIWDGARGGFWGI, from the coding sequence ATGCCCCTCCTCGATCCCTATTTCATCTCGATCGCCACGATCGCGGTGCTCATTGTCGGCCTTAGCAAGGCCGGTCTGCTCGGTAGTCTCGGCATGGTCGGCGTGCCGCTGCTAAGCCTGGTCATGCCCGCCCGCGACGCCGCCGGCATGATGCTGCCGGTGCTGCTCGCCATGGATGTCATCGCCGTCTACGCCTACCGCAAGGAGATCGACTGGCGCATCCTGCGCATCATGCTCCCCGGCGCCGCTGCCGGCACGCTGATCGGCTGGCTGCTCTGGGCCTTCGTGTCAGATGCCGCGGTACTGCTGTTCGTCGGCGTCGTGACGCTGCTCTTCATCCTCGATGCCCTGCTGCCGCTGCGCAAGAAGCTCGAAGGCCTGCCGCCGTCGAAACCCTGGGGCGTATTCTGGGGCGGCTTTGCCGGCTTCACCAGCTTCATCAGCCATACCGGCGGCCCGCCATTCCAGATCTACGTGCTGCCCCAGCGCCTGCCCCCGGCCATCTATTCGGGCACCTCGGCGGTCTTCTTCGCCATCGTCAACACCGCCAAGCTAATCCCCTACTTCTTCCTCGGCCAGCTCAACGTCCACAATCTGCAGCTCTCCGCGGCGCTAATCCCCATCGGCATTGCCGGCGTCTTCATCGGCATCTTCCTCGTTCGCCGCATTTCGATGAAGTGGTTCTACCGCATCGCCTACTGGCTGGTCTTCCTGCTGGCCCTAAAGCTCATCTGGGACGGCGCCCGCGGCGGCTTCTGGGGCATCTAG
- a CDS encoding YdcH family protein translates to MTTEGHVAALERRHQELDRQIQTEMQSTRYDDLTVSALKRKKLEVKDELYKYTSGTQ, encoded by the coding sequence ATGACGACTGAAGGCCACGTCGCGGCGCTTGAACGGCGCCATCAGGAGTTGGACCGTCAGATCCAGACCGAGATGCAAAGCACACGGTACGACGATCTCACGGTCAGCGCGCTGAAGCGCAAGAAACTCGAAGTGAAGGACGAACTCTACAAGTACACAAGCGGCACTCAATAA
- a CDS encoding YdcH family protein, with product MFELSKEQEASLGLELATKRQEHSDLNAAIDTLTASHVADRMLIQRLKKRKLALKDRIVQLENILLPDIIA from the coding sequence ATGTTCGAGCTGAGCAAGGAACAGGAAGCCAGTCTGGGACTGGAATTGGCCACCAAGCGGCAGGAGCACAGCGATCTCAACGCCGCGATCGATACGCTGACCGCGTCCCACGTCGCCGATCGGATGCTCATTCAGCGCCTCAAGAAGCGCAAGCTGGCGCTCAAGGACCGCATCGTCCAGCTCGAGAACATTCTCTTGCCCGATATCATCGCCTGA
- the purE gene encoding 5-(carboxyamino)imidazole ribonucleotide mutase, which translates to MLTKPPVAIVMGSQSDWPTMRLAAETLEALEVEYEARIVSAHRTPERMVDFATNARAEGFKVIIAGAGGAAHLPGMIAAMTPLPVFGVPVKSKALNGQDSLLSIVQMPGGIPVGTLAIGEPGAINAALIAAAVLALSDDDLADRLDAFRARQTAAVPLFPADTE; encoded by the coding sequence ATGCTGACAAAACCACCCGTCGCCATCGTCATGGGCAGCCAATCCGATTGGCCCACCATGCGCCTCGCCGCCGAGACGCTGGAGGCGCTTGAGGTCGAGTACGAGGCGCGCATCGTCTCCGCCCACCGCACCCCCGAGCGCATGGTCGATTTCGCCACCAATGCCCGCGCCGAAGGCTTCAAGGTCATCATCGCCGGCGCCGGCGGGGCCGCACATCTGCCCGGCATGATCGCCGCCATGACCCCCCTGCCCGTCTTCGGCGTACCGGTCAAATCCAAGGCTCTCAACGGCCAGGATAGCCTCCTCTCCATCGTCCAGATGCCCGGCGGTATTCCCGTGGGTACATTGGCTATCGGCGAGCCCGGCGCCATCAATGCCGCGCTGATCGCTGCCGCCGTGCTGGCCCTGTCCGACGACGACCTGGCCGACCGGCTCGACGCCTTCCGCGCCCGCCAGACCGCCGCCGTCCCGCTTTTCCCCGCAGATACCGAGTAG
- a CDS encoding 5-(carboxyamino)imidazole ribonucleotide synthase gives MAIDTSPLPQGSMIGILGGGQLGRMLSLAASKLGMRTHIYCPDANSPAFEVTPHKTVAAYDDETALAAFADAVDVITYEFENVPAATAEFLAARKPLRPGANALAISQDRLVEKTFLASKNIPVAPHRAVETLADLEAAIEALGLPAVLKTTRLGYDGKGQRVIRERSEAAAAFRDLAPKPLVLEAFIPFDKEISVVVARNTSGEVRAFDAAENVHRHHILFTSTVPAEIAPGLEKHAAMLAKVIVVALDYVGVLGVEFFVIPGERPTLLVNEIAPRVHNSGHWTEAVCLTDQFEQHIRAVLGWPLGDPARMADVVMENLIGDEVFTVPTGIDGNTQPHLYGKTETRPGRKMGHINKIVRR, from the coding sequence GTGGCAATAGACACATCCCCGCTGCCGCAAGGCAGCATGATCGGCATTCTGGGCGGCGGCCAGCTCGGCCGCATGCTGTCGCTGGCAGCGAGCAAGCTGGGCATGCGCACCCACATCTATTGCCCCGATGCCAATAGCCCGGCCTTCGAGGTCACCCCGCACAAGACCGTGGCCGCATACGACGACGAGACCGCGCTGGCGGCCTTCGCCGACGCCGTCGACGTCATCACCTACGAGTTCGAGAACGTTCCGGCCGCGACGGCGGAATTCCTCGCCGCCCGCAAGCCGCTGCGGCCCGGCGCTAATGCCCTCGCCATCTCGCAGGACCGGTTGGTCGAAAAGACCTTCCTCGCCTCCAAGAATATCCCCGTCGCGCCGCATCGCGCCGTCGAAACCCTTGCCGACCTCGAAGCCGCCATCGAGGCCCTCGGCCTGCCCGCCGTGCTCAAGACCACGCGGCTCGGCTATGACGGCAAGGGCCAGCGCGTCATTCGCGAACGCAGCGAGGCGGCCGCCGCCTTCAGGGACCTGGCCCCAAAGCCGCTGGTGCTCGAGGCCTTCATTCCGTTCGACAAGGAAATCTCGGTCGTCGTCGCCCGCAACACATCAGGCGAAGTCCGCGCCTTCGACGCCGCCGAGAACGTGCACCGCCACCACATCCTCTTCACCAGCACCGTCCCCGCCGAGATTGCGCCCGGCCTCGAAAAACATGCCGCCATGCTGGCCAAGGTCATCGTCGTGGCGCTCGACTATGTCGGCGTCCTGGGCGTCGAATTCTTCGTCATCCCCGGCGAACGCCCGACCCTTCTGGTCAACGAGATCGCCCCCCGGGTACACAATTCCGGCCACTGGACCGAGGCCGTCTGCCTCACCGACCAGTTCGAGCAACACATCCGCGCCGTCCTCGGCTGGCCCCTCGGCGATCCCGCGCGCATGGCCGACGTGGTGATGGAGAACCTCATCGGCGACGAAGTCTTCACCGTCCCCACAGGTATAGACGGCAACACCCAGCCCCACCTCTACGGCAAAACCGAAACCCGCCCGGGCCGCAAGATGGGTCACATCAACAAGATCGTGCGGCGGTAG
- a CDS encoding alpha/beta fold hydrolase produces the protein MTSDLVLLPGLICDERLWRDVIGEVDARAQVADLTQDDSIPAMAARTLATAPARFALAGLSMGGYVAFEIMRQAPERVTHLALLDTSARADDEARKETRRKGIEMVRHGRFIGVSRGLLASLVAPQHLGTAVAADVQAMSERVGQDAYVRQQTAILGRIDSRPMLGAIAVPTLVGVGELDKMTPLELAEEMAAGIAGAELVRFADSAHLPPMENPAAVVEAMRGWLAR, from the coding sequence ATGACAAGCGATCTGGTGCTGCTGCCGGGACTTATCTGTGATGAACGGTTGTGGCGGGACGTGATCGGCGAGGTCGATGCCCGCGCCCAGGTGGCAGACCTGACGCAGGACGACTCGATTCCAGCCATGGCGGCGCGGACGCTGGCTACCGCCCCGGCCCGATTCGCGCTCGCCGGGCTGTCCATGGGCGGCTACGTGGCCTTCGAGATCATGCGGCAGGCCCCCGAGCGGGTGACGCACCTGGCGCTGCTCGATACCTCGGCGCGGGCCGACGACGAGGCGCGCAAGGAGACGCGGCGCAAGGGAATCGAGATGGTCAGGCATGGCCGGTTCATCGGCGTGTCGCGCGGACTGCTCGCGAGCCTGGTGGCGCCGCAGCATCTGGGGACAGCGGTGGCCGCGGATGTGCAGGCCATGTCGGAGCGGGTGGGGCAGGATGCCTATGTGCGGCAGCAGACCGCGATCCTGGGCCGCATCGATTCCCGGCCCATGCTGGGCGCCATCGCCGTGCCGACGCTGGTGGGTGTGGGCGAGCTGGACAAGATGACGCCGCTCGAGCTGGCCGAGGAAATGGCCGCGGGGATTGCGGGAGCGGAGCTGGTGCGGTTCGCCGATAGCGCGCATTTGCCGCCGATGGAGAATCCGGCTGCGGTGGTGGAGGCGATGCGGGGGTGGTTGGCGCGGTAG
- the rpsU gene encoding 30S ribosomal protein S21, translating into MQVVVRDNNVDQALRALKKKLQREGVFREMKLRNYYEKPSEKKARQKAEAVRRARKLARKRAQREGGLPAPTPTARPGQPGRPAAATPRT; encoded by the coding sequence TTGCAAGTAGTCGTTCGCGATAATAACGTTGATCAGGCGCTGCGCGCGCTCAAGAAGAAGTTGCAGCGCGAAGGCGTCTTCCGCGAAATGAAGCTGCGTAACTACTACGAGAAGCCCTCTGAAAAGAAGGCTCGCCAGAAGGCCGAGGCCGTTCGTCGCGCCCGCAAGCTGGCTCGCAAGCGCGCCCAGCGTGAAGGCGGTCTGCCCGCCCCGACACCGACGGCACGTCCCGGCCAGCCCGGCCGCCCGGCGGCAGCGACCCCACGCACCTAA
- a CDS encoding alpha/beta hydrolase gives MKLLRRLLLAAAVILVIGYAAVVGYMYFNQRALQYVADGPITALADTTLTAAEEVAIPSGGGVVSGWYEAPKPGKPLIIYYRGNSGSFSAEHERFEQFVADGYGFLSFDYRGFPMSPGSLSQQGILDDATAAFDWAAGKGFPILIWGRSLGSGPATYVASIREAEALLLETPFLSAVTVAGERYPYLPVALVMQDQFPVNQWILDVDEPVLVAHGTADVVVGVSNGERVYDLVKNKDELWIEPGAGHGDLWDRGIWGHAVPFFERAMAE, from the coding sequence GTGAAGCTCTTGCGTCGCCTCCTGCTCGCCGCCGCTGTAATTCTCGTCATCGGCTATGCCGCTGTGGTCGGCTACATGTATTTCAACCAGCGGGCGCTGCAGTATGTGGCCGATGGACCGATCACCGCACTGGCCGATACGACGCTAACGGCGGCGGAAGAGGTCGCGATTCCATCGGGCGGCGGGGTGGTCAGTGGCTGGTATGAAGCGCCGAAGCCCGGCAAACCGCTGATCATCTATTATCGCGGCAATTCGGGCAGCTTCAGCGCCGAGCATGAACGCTTTGAGCAATTCGTGGCCGACGGTTATGGCTTCCTGTCGTTCGACTATCGTGGCTTTCCCATGTCGCCGGGCTCATTGAGCCAGCAGGGTATTCTCGATGATGCCACGGCGGCGTTTGACTGGGCGGCGGGGAAGGGGTTTCCGATCCTGATCTGGGGCCGTTCGCTGGGCTCGGGGCCGGCGACGTATGTGGCCAGTATTCGCGAAGCCGAGGCGCTGCTGCTCGAAACGCCGTTTCTTTCAGCGGTGACAGTGGCTGGCGAGCGCTATCCCTACCTGCCGGTGGCGCTGGTCATGCAGGACCAGTTCCCGGTCAACCAGTGGATCCTCGATGTCGATGAGCCGGTGCTGGTGGCGCACGGTACGGCTGACGTGGTCGTTGGCGTCAGCAATGGCGAGCGGGTCTATGACCTGGTCAAGAACAAGGATGAACTCTGGATCGAGCCTGGCGCCGGGCACGGTGACTTGTGGGATCGTGGCATCTGGGGCCATGCCGTGCCGTTCTTCGAACGGGCGATGGCGGAGTAG
- a CDS encoding DsbA family oxidoreductase, which translates to MTKLLKIDVFTDVVCPWCLVGSARLDKAIAALPDDIEVVVENHPFYLDPNTPAEGVVVADMLAQKYGKDPKEMWARVEGEARKAGVELDLSKQPRMFPTKKAHTITRLAKPLGIQHELANAIANAYFLEHRQINDDNVLADIAVEYGFDRGDAIDAMNDENELAITEQLATDAAAQGIRGVPFFVFGEKYALSGAQPDEVFERALQQTLAEL; encoded by the coding sequence ATGACCAAACTGCTCAAGATCGACGTGTTCACCGATGTCGTTTGCCCCTGGTGCCTGGTGGGCTCGGCGCGGCTCGACAAGGCCATTGCGGCGCTGCCCGACGATATCGAAGTGGTGGTAGAGAACCACCCCTTCTACCTCGACCCCAATACGCCCGCCGAGGGTGTGGTGGTGGCCGATATGCTGGCGCAGAAATACGGCAAGGATCCCAAGGAAATGTGGGCGCGGGTCGAAGGCGAGGCCCGCAAGGCCGGGGTCGAGCTCGATCTCAGCAAACAGCCGCGTATGTTTCCGACCAAGAAGGCCCACACCATTACGCGGCTGGCTAAGCCGCTCGGCATCCAGCACGAATTGGCTAATGCTATCGCTAACGCCTATTTCCTCGAACACCGCCAGATCAACGACGACAATGTGCTGGCCGATATCGCGGTGGAATATGGCTTCGATCGCGGTGACGCCATCGACGCGATGAACGACGAGAACGAACTCGCCATCACCGAACAACTGGCGACCGACGCGGCCGCGCAGGGCATTCGCGGTGTGCCGTTCTTCGTGTTTGGCGAGAAATACGCCTTGTCGGGCGCGCAGCCCGACGAAGTGTTCGAGCGGGCGCTGCAGCAGACACTCGCTGAACTCTAG
- a CDS encoding tryptophan-rich sensory protein produces MATSIAARLTRQRVLNADRNDVLGLVLSAALPLAVFVIANGIAEMNGALPLFFSPFGLPGWVGGALHIGSLPLFGIARWMVAREGRQGRVAGWWLVALMAGTIAFPFVVTPLDSLMLSIVAMLLLLVGLGAAARTGEVSPRAAWIMLPGLAWMGFSAFIGLSFVASWSPPFGIANGSQSS; encoded by the coding sequence ATGGCGACCAGCATAGCGGCCAGACTGACCCGGCAACGGGTACTCAATGCGGACCGGAACGACGTTCTCGGATTGGTACTGAGCGCGGCTTTGCCGCTGGCGGTTTTCGTCATTGCCAATGGCATTGCCGAGATGAATGGCGCCTTGCCGCTGTTCTTTTCACCATTCGGACTGCCTGGCTGGGTCGGTGGGGCGCTGCATATCGGCAGCCTGCCGCTGTTCGGCATTGCGCGCTGGATGGTGGCGCGTGAGGGTCGCCAGGGCCGGGTCGCCGGTTGGTGGCTGGTGGCATTGATGGCCGGCACGATCGCGTTCCCGTTCGTGGTGACGCCGCTCGATTCGCTGATGCTGAGCATCGTGGCTATGCTGCTGCTCCTCGTCGGACTGGGTGCTGCCGCCCGCACCGGCGAGGTATCGCCGCGCGCGGCCTGGATCATGCTGCCTGGCCTGGCCTGGATGGGGTTCAGCGCCTTTATCGGGCTCAGCTTTGTGGCAAGCTGGTCGCCGCCATTCGGTATCGCCAATGGCAGCCAGAGCTCCTAA
- a CDS encoding sugar isomerase domain-containing protein, with product MSTLYISKLLKLAEQAGADNEAAYEKASAAMSETLANGGLVHLYGSGHSVLPVQETYPRYGSYLGFNPLTDPRVMWHNILGAGGVRELLWLERTENYAEKFLDHQPLNAGDTIVIFGHSGRNASGIDTAIYARKRGLTVVAITAKANLDKPATHSSGKRLADAADIVIDTCAPIEDAIVDIKGWSRPVSGASTVLAMINMHELVARTAQKLADRNIELPVFASPTIAGVTLHDTDIIYGQYREKMLDAQTKHLPQFKRSMAKEG from the coding sequence ATGTCGACGCTCTATATCAGCAAACTCCTCAAGCTCGCCGAGCAGGCCGGCGCCGATAATGAGGCGGCCTATGAAAAGGCGTCGGCTGCCATGAGCGAAACGCTCGCCAATGGCGGCCTCGTGCATCTCTATGGCTCGGGCCATTCGGTGTTGCCGGTGCAGGAAACCTATCCGCGCTACGGCTCCTATCTGGGCTTCAATCCGCTGACCGATCCGCGCGTCATGTGGCACAATATCCTGGGTGCGGGCGGCGTGCGCGAGCTGCTGTGGCTGGAGCGGACCGAGAACTATGCCGAGAAGTTCCTCGACCATCAGCCGCTCAACGCCGGCGATACGATCGTGATCTTCGGCCATTCGGGCCGCAATGCCTCGGGGATCGACACCGCCATCTATGCTAGGAAGCGCGGGCTGACGGTGGTCGCCATCACCGCCAAGGCCAATCTCGATAAGCCAGCCACGCATTCTTCGGGCAAGCGGCTCGCCGATGCGGCTGATATCGTCATTGATACCTGCGCGCCGATCGAGGATGCGATCGTCGATATCAAGGGTTGGAGCCGGCCGGTGTCGGGCGCTTCGACCGTGCTGGCGATGATCAACATGCACGAGCTGGTGGCGCGCACGGCCCAGAAGCTGGCCGATCGCAATATCGAGCTGCCGGTGTTCGCTTCGCCCACCATTGCGGGGGTCACCCTGCACGATACCGACATCATCTATGGCCAGTATCGCGAGAAAATGCTGGACGCCCAGACCAAGCACCTGCCGCAGTTCAAACGCTCGATGGCCAAGGAAGGCTAG